In Oryza sativa Japonica Group chromosome 8, ASM3414082v1, the sequence tttttttaatcgatCTCAGTATGTTTTttagatcaattttttttatgattttgtaAAAAGTACCTCATTTTCATATGACTGTATTTTCTATATTCTTGttgaatatttttatttttatttttattctagattttctgctgtttttttttcaatttatctagattttccctttttattttttctgcgatttttcttatttttcgaGATTTtatgtgatttttatttttttgttttttggctacATGGAAAATTTCCCATAGCATGTTTTCCAAAATTTTTCCCAAGGTCTTTTTCCCTTGGCTCCCAAATGAGCTCTCACTCGATTAACCTTGGACCACGCACCCTTCAAATTCAAGCTTCCACTAAAATTCCCCCATCACAAACTTACCTCCTTACTGGTAGCATCTTTCGGTCTAAGTACAGGAATTTATGTGTGGTTTTGGTTTGCTGTTATGGTGGCGTAGTGGGTTGTTCTGTGCATCTATTTTGGTTAATTGAAAGCATTTTGTTCAACTAACACCATGTGATGCGATGCACCTGTTGGTATAGCCTGCGAGAAAAAAATTCCTGATAATGAGACCATGATTTCCTGATACAAGCATACATGTCATGCATGCTAAAATTAAACCCTTTATCTCGGCACTAcctacgtactccctccataaaaaaaaagtgaatctaaaactagatgtgatatattttagtaCAACGAATCAAGACACATtcagtactaggttggtttttatgAGACAGGGAGTATATTTGACTTTTTGTATTATCCACGGATCTTCTCAAGAGTAAATCTTAATCTTCTCTCTTGAAAAGAAAGGCTTATCTCTGTCCTAGGTTTGTCCAAGTTCTggtccggatatcaccaatttaACTCTTTTGAGTCAATCTCCAAAGACATAGGTCAAACCCAATTTAAAGTTCAAATTCTTTTCCAAATGCCCTCGCAAAATTCCCTCAAATTCGAATTTAAGCTCAATTTCATAGATCAAATTAAAATCCAAATTCTCTTACTTTAATTCTTCAAGATTTGCATGTGTGCGCTTGTTGGAGTGAGTGTGTGCGctattatttttctagaaaaaagcTTTTTGTAAGTTCAAATATTCCTCAATTAAAGATCTTTGTAAGTGCCCAAGTATTGAAGATCTTTCCTCAATTCAATTTCCCATGATGATGATCGAGAGAGCCGCACCGACGCTTCAGCGAGCGTACTCACGCGGGATCATCAGACGTACGCACGCGGACGTCGCACGGGTATCGCACGACCGACAATCGGAAATATCCTTATTTAGGTTACGTTATTACGAGTTCGCTAATTCGTGCGAGTATTTCATAATTGCAATTGGCCAATCCGtgtacataaatatatatagtgtttAGGTGAATTTTTTATCATGATCGATTAGAATGTTTAAGTGAAACTTTTCAACAGAatgtttaattttaaaattgaaaattttgaaaactttcaactcaaattatgAAAACTTTCCAACAGTaattgaaactttcaactcagaattTAAAAAGTTACCACTCAGTATTTGAAAACTTCAGTCTCACACAGTAGCAGGCAAATTAGCGTACAGCAAAATGAATCAACACTAGCACTTGAGTCCCTAGAAAGACTTATACGAATTGATAATTGCAGCGTCATCCTGCTTCCAGCTACCAAACTTTGTGGATTCACATCTTCACCATCGCCGTTATGAAAATGGCGCTCAGAACAGAAGCTATTGCAATCCGTTTCACGACTAGCTTTATTCTGTCAGTAATGGACACACAAAGGCAGGAGatgagtttagaaaaaaaaaatgtacagcACGTACATACATATATTATACTATTTTAGTCAGCAAAAGAAAGAAGGCATTATTAACACGAGATTACAATCAGTAGTGCAAATTTACTTACCCGTAACCATTAACTAGGTGCTTAAGTTCACGGTATGGCGGAAGCTGCCTGAGTATCCTTTCGTCCTCCAGGTTGGAGTTCTCACCACTATATTTCAGCTGCGATAGCAGATGGAACAGCTCGATTTTCTTCTCCTCGACTTGTGCCCTAAGGCTAGCAGGTTCTTTGTTGCTGATACCAGACTCCCCGTTCACAGTAGGTTCTGCGTGAGGAAAATGCCGGTCATACCAGGTCTTGACTTGTGGCCTAATGCTCGCAGGGATACGAGACAGCTCCAGTTCCACATCCACGATATGTTTTGATTGAGGCAAATGATCATGCTGGCCATACAAGGAGTTGTCAGCATGAAGGTAGAAAAGATATATAtgagaaaaataaactaaacatATTCGATCAAAGTTGTCAGCATGAAGGTAGAAAGCTTGAATGCTTGGTTCAAATTTGTTAGCTAAATTTCTAATGATCAACTAGTACATGAGGCAATTTGTGCACAAGGTTAGAGAAGGAAACATAGAGTGCACCTTCTCTTTATTACCAAATTTGTTAGCTAAATTTCTTCTAATGACCAACATGAATAGCTTAGGCAGCTTTGCACAAGGTCAGAGGGGGGGAGTGCGTGGAATCATTTCAGTATTAACATTTAAGCAGGTAATATTGAAATCGATGTCCTAAAAAGCTGTATGCGGGTAGAATAAGGAGGATTGTCTCCTCAATGTCCTTATAGTTTGGAACTAAAACCTAAAACTAAAGGCGGCGGAGAATGAAGAAACATACCCTACTTCAACATTTAAAGAAGAGCCTTGCGGGTTAATGACAAGATCGGCTTAGAAAAAGGGAACAGCTCTAGAGATAATGAAGCTTGAAGTGCTTTCCGATCAATCAGTAGCAATTAATACCAGTTAAATCATAACGGACAGGGCCTACATGAGTTTATAGTACTAAGTTTTCACTACTGTCACAGGGAGGTGTTGTGAGGTAGAGTGTTGTTTACTATTgtcattcatctcatgtgttgtTACTAGAGGGGCTTTTAGCAAGCTAGCTCAGATGATTTAGCTTCAATTAATATAATTCTGCTTTCTACAATTTAATCCATGTTACTTGTTACTAAGCTCCTAATCTggtcacattttttttccttggtagTGATGAAGTCCTCATTGGGTGGAGATGGAATGACAGGAACATCAACTTTAAAAGAAATAGATTTGTGACCATGTGTTGTCAATAGAGCAATGTTATATGCAAGTTTGTGTGTAAACTGTAGTTAGTATATGATGCCAACTGCTATAGATTTAGTCCAGTTGACGTCAACTACAGATTTAGTCGAGTTGTTGCCCATGGAGTACCAAAGGTTGTGTTGTTAAATTGGAGGTCATTAAGTCAAATGTTTGCAATGGCAAGCACTAATTACTTATTCTGCTTGTTTTAAAAGTTTGAGAAGTTTTTCTTGTGACTATATTGGAATGGTTTACTGGAATAATTACTAACTGAAATATTTTGgtcctattttatttttttcacgcttataAGTTAgtttttagaaatatttttattttctttaaagtttttcaaattttctGTGGGTTGTAATTTTTGACCTTGTCATACTATTTAAATTCGATTTTTTTGTGTAtattaattcaaattttgggTAACATTACTGCTACAATCC encodes:
- the LOC4344830 gene encoding uncharacterized protein, with amino-acid sequence MAAALRFAARKVSGRALQQATAFVPPSPAVREEQRRLLPRLIPGAGGRMPLLRSFSSAGAAPNNKKHDHLPQSKHIVDVELELSRIPASIRPQVKTWYDRHFPHAEPTVNGESGISNKEPASLRAQVEEKKIELFHLLSQLKYSGENSNLEDERILRQLPPYRELKHLVNGYGIKLVVKRIAIASVLSAIFITAMVKM